GAGGCGGCCCGCCGGATCCGGCGGGCCGGCATCCTCTTGTCGGTCACGGTGCTCCTGGGGATCGCGCCGCCGGGCCGGAGCCTGGAGCACGCCCGGGAGACCGGACGGGTGCTCACCGCCATGGACCCGGAGTACGTGGGCGCGCTGTCGGTGATCGTGTGCGAGGGCACCGAGCTGGCCGGGCAGGTGGCCCGGGGCGAGCACCACGTGCCCTCGCCCCCCGAGCTCCTCGAGGAGCTAAGGGAGATGCTGGCCGCCACCCACATGACCCACGGGCTGTTCATGGCCAACCACGCCTCCAACTACCTGCCCTTGAAGGTGCGCATGCCCGGCGAGAAGGAAGAGGCCCTGGCGCTGCTGGATGCCGCCCGGTCCGGCCTGGTGCCCCTGCGGCCCGAGGAGCACCGGGCCCTGTGATCCGTTTGGGCCCCGCCGGCCCTCCTTCCCCTGATCCCTGGAGAGATCGATGAGCGAACCCGCCTACCAACCCTTGTCCGACGCCGAGTTCCGGCGGTTCCGGGGCACCGACGGCTACGTGGCCTCCCGGGCCCTGCAGGACGCCGTGAACGTGGCCCTGGCCCTGGAGCGGCCGCTGCTGCTCAAGGGCGAGCCCGGAACGGGCAAGACCCTGCTGGCCCACCACATCGCCCGGGCCCTGGGGCTCGAGCTGATCGTGTGGAACGTGAAGTCCACCACCAAGGCCCGAGACGGCCTGTACGTGTACGACACCGTCCAGCGCCTCAACGACGCCCGGTTCGGCGACGGCGACGTGCGCGACATCCGCCGCTACATCAAGCTGGGCCCCCTGGGCCGGGCGTTCGCGAGCCCCCAGAGGGTGGTGCTGCTGATCGACGAGATCGACAAGGCCGACATCGAGTTCCCCAACGACCTGCTCCAGGAGCTCGACGAGATGCGCTTCGTCGTGCTGGAGACCGGCGACGAGGTGAAGGCCCGGGAGCGGCCCGTGGTGGTGGTGACCTCCAACGCGGAGAAGGAGCTGCCCGACGCGTTCCTGCGGCGGTGCGTGTTCCACTACATCGACTTCCCCGACGAGGCCCAGATGCGGGCCATCGTGGACGTGCACTTCCCCGGGCTTCCCGAGGCGCTGCTGGCCCGAGCCCTGCAGGTCTTCTTCGCCCTGCGCGAGGTCCCGGGCCTGCGGAAGCGGCCCTCCACCTCGGAGCTCCTGGACTGGATCCGGGTGCTCCTGGCCAGCGGCGCCCGCCTGCCCGACGAGGCCACCGTGGCCCCGGACCGGGTGCCGTTCCTGGGCACCTTGATCAAGCTCCAGGAGGACGTGGACACCCTGGCCCGCCGGTCGTCCCGGCCGGCGGACGTGCGCACGGCCGGCCGGCGCTACTTCCGGTGAGGCCGCGGGCGCCGGCCATGTTCCTGCCCCTCTTCTACACCCTCAAGGCCCTGGGGGTGCCGGTGAGCCCCACCGAGTGGCTCGCCCTGACCGAGGCCCTGGCCAAGGGGCTGCACCGGGACAGCCTGACCGACTTCTACTACCTGGCCCGCAGCCTCCTGGTGAAGGACGTGGCCCACTACGACGCCTTCGACCAGGCGTTCGCCCACTGCTTCCGGGGGGGCGGCCTGCCCGACGACCTGGCCACCAAGGAGCAGATCCTGGAGTGGCTGTCCGATCCCCGGTCGCCCCTGCGGCTCCCGCCCGAGGAGCTGGAGCGGATGCGGCGCCTCAGCCTGGAGGAGCTGCTGCGGGAGCTGGAGGACCGGCTCCGCACCCAGAAGGAGGCCCACCACGGGGGCCACCACTGGATCGGCACGGGCGGCACCAGCCCGTTCGGCAGCCGGGGCAGCCACCCCAGCGGCATCTCGTTCGACCCGGAGGGCGGGGGAGGGGGGGGCGCCGTGCTCCAGGCGTTCCAGCGCAGGTACCGAAACCTGCGCAACGACCTCACGCTCGACGTGCGCCAGATCGGGGTGGCCCTGAAGAAGCTCCGGGACCTCCGGCACACGGGCAGCGAGGAGGTCTTGGACGTGGAGGCCACCATCGACCGCACCTGCCGCAACGCCGGCGAGATCGAGCTGGTGTTCACCCGCGAGAGGGAGAATCAAGTGCGGCTGCTCCTGGCCATGGACACGGGCGGGTCCATGGAGCCGTACCGGGAGCTGTCGGAGCGGCTGTTCTCCGCGGCCCACGGCATCAACCACTTCAAGGACTTCCGAGCCTTCTACTTCCACAACTGCATCTACGAGAACCTGTACGTGGACCTGGAGGCCGACGAGTTCGTGCCCACCGACGATGTGATCCGGGAGTACGGCCGGCGCTACCGGCTGATCATCGTGGGCGATGCGGCCATGGCCCCCTATGAACTGCTGATCCCCAACGGTACGCTGGAGCGGATGCGTCGCTCCAACGTCAAGGGCATCGACCGCCTGCGGGCCCTGGCCGAGGCGTTCCCCAAGCGGGCCTGGCTCAACCCGATCCCGGAGGACTCGTGGGGGTACTACGACACCATCGCCACGGTGGCGGGCCTGTTCCCCATGTTCCCCCTGACCCTGGAGGGGTTGGACCGGGCGGTGAAAGCCCTCCTGTAGGGGGGCCGAGGCCCCGGGATCTTTTCGCAACATGCCCAAGCGTCTGTTCCTGAAAGTCGGCGACCTGGTGTACCACCGCGACTGCCGCGCCTGGGGGGTGGGCCGGGTGGTGGAGGTGCGCACCTCCACCCTCGACGGGGGGCCGTCCCTGGTGCGCATCCGGTTCCAGGACGGCCAGGAGCGCACCTTCTTCAACGACCTGTCCGAGCCCAACTGCTGCTACTACCGGGGGATCCGGTTCTACCGGGGGTGAGCGGCGGTGGCACCGCCGCCGGGGGGCTCAATCCACGCCCTGGGCGGGTGGTAGGTGGGCCGTTCTCAAGCGGACCCGGGCTCCGGCAGGATCTGGTTTTGGAACTCGGCCACCACCTGCTCGCCGCGCCGCAGGAACGCCGCGGGGCATCCCCACACGTTGCACAGGGCCAGAACGTCGCTCCATCGGGGCGACGGCGTCAGGAACAGGGCCACGTACGACGCACCGGCACGGCAGTCGTGGGGGGCGAGCACCGGAAGCTCGGCCCGACACTCCGGGCAGCAGATCCCGAGCACCGCTCCGGACCGAAACGGCGCCTCCACGACCTTCCGCTTGTCCCCGCCGAAGGGGCTGAGGAACACCCGGCCCTCGGTCCGGCCGTCCCGGCACAGCAGGCCGATGCCCGGCCGGCCCCGGAACCTGGGGTGGTCGGGGCGGATCAAAGGGTGGCCGGCGGGGCAGTAGGCCCGCGTCACGAGGAGCTCCGGGCTGGCGTACGAAGCGTCCGAGGACGGGGAAGGGAGCGGTTCCGGAAACCGGAGTCGACCGGCTGTGTCGTAGATCCACATGGGACACCAAACGCGGGTTGGAGGAGTGGTGGGGGTGGGGCCCTTTCTTTTCGGCTACTCCAGCCTATCACAAAGGCACAAAAAAGGAAGTGTTTGTGTCACATGGGCACATGCAAATACTGTTTGGTATGGTTTTCGCCCAAAAAACGACCCCGGCCGCAGCCGGGGTCGTTCCGTATGCTCCGAAGAGGATCAGGCCGCCTGCTGGGTTTTCAGGGCCTGGACCTGCCGGGTCAGCCGCGAGATGTGGCGTGCGGCCTTGTTCCGATGGATCACACCCTTGATCACGGCCCGGTGGAGATAGGGCGCGGCCTTCTGGAGAGCGGCCTCGGCCTGCTCCACGTCACCGGCGGCCACGGCCATGCGCACCGCCTTGATCAGGTTTCGGTAGCGGGTGCGAACCGCCTTGTTGCGGAGGCGGCGCTTCTCGTCCTGTTTGATCTTCTTGAGGGCAGACTTGTGATTCGCCACGGGGTCCTCCTCCCGTTTCTGTGCTGGTTTTCCAGGTCTTCGGGAAAACGGACTTCTACCACCCGGGGCCCGCACGAGTCAAGGGAGAAAGGGCGCAAAAGGGGTGGAGCAGGGGGGGCCGGGGGCGAACCAGAACCCTGCGAGCCGGCGATCCGGGGCCAGGTGGATCACGCTGGCCGAGGAGGTGCCGAACCGGGAGCCCGGCTCGGGGTGGATGCACAGGGGGGTGGCTTCGGGGCTGTCCCGGTCGTGATCCGCGAGGAACCGGAACATTCGGTCCGGACCGGGGTCGCCCTCCCGGGCCACCTCCTCCATCCGCCGCAGGCACCGCCGGGCCTTGGGATCGTCGGGGACCCGGAACCGGGCGTTGGTGATCACGTGACAGCCGGGGAGCAGCCGGTAGGTCTGGGTGCTCCCCGGCGCGTGGTCCACCACGTAGGCCCGCTCCGGGTCGGCGATGAGCAAGGTGTAGGCCTTGCACGCCGGGGCCACCCATTCGGCGAACCGCCGGGCCTCGTCCGCCGAGGCGTGGCGAAGGGTCTCCAGCACGACGGTGCCCCGGCTGCAGGCGCTGGGCCCCTTGGCCAGGGTGCCCTCGTGGTTGGCCAGGGTGACCAGCAGGCCCGCGTCCTGGTTCACCCCCAGCCAGGTGCCGCCGGCCACGCGGTCCCGGGGGCCCAGGATGCGGGGCGTGTCCACCAGCCGGGTAGGCGGGTCCCATGCCCGGTCCAGGTTCTCGTCGCGGTTTCCCGCGAACACCACCGGTTTGCCGTGAAACACCTGGTACCAAAGGTGAAGGGTGCACATGAAGCGACTCCGTGAAGGTTCGGTTGCTCGGGCTCCCCCCGCTTCAGCCGCTGCGAGCCGCCGGCGCGAGCCGGAGCCCCGAGCGCGAGAGCACCATTCCGGCCAAGAGCGTCACGCCGGCCGACACCCCGGCCGTGGCCCAGATGCCTCCCCAGGCCCAGACGGGCGCGCCGATCAGGGCCCCCACCATGCGGCCGAGCCCGAGCACCGCGAAGTACAGGCTCAGGAACGTCGCCCGGGCCCCCGGCGCCACCTCGGTGCAGACCGAGAACGAGGTGACCACCGTGAACTCGAAGCACACGAACACGCCGTACAGGGCCCCCAGGGCCAGCGGCAGGGCCCGGACCGAGAGGGGGAGGGCCAGGTAGGCCGCGGCCGTGAGCGCGGTGCCCCAGCCCAGGGCCCGGGTGAGCCCGATGCGGTCCGACACGGCCGCGGTCAGCCCCTCGCCCGAGAGCTCGGCCAGCCCCACCACGGCCGTGGACGCGCCCAGCGCCGCCAACCCCAGGCCGAACCGGCTCTCCAGCAGGGCACCGTACACCACGAACAGGTTGTCGTTGGCCAGGCTCACGAGAAAGCCGAAGGCCAGGGCCGCCCGGGCACGGGGTTCACGCAGAACTCCCGCGGGGTTCCCCCGGCGGCCCGCACGGGAGGGGTCGGCGGCCGGCGGGAACGCCCAGGCGACCCCTGCGATGCCCAGCACCCCCAGCCCGGCCAGGAACCCGAACGCCTCGGGCCAGCCGGCCCGGTCCGCCACCCAGCCCACGACCGGGATCCCCACCAGGGTGCTGCCGGCCCAGGCCGTCTCCACCAGCCCCACGGCCCGGCCCCTCGCCGGCAATGCCACCCGGGCCCCCACGTGGGCCTGCACGGCCGGGTCGAACACCGCCTTGCCCACGGACGCCATCAACACCCCCGCGAACACGGCCGTGTAGGTGTCGAGGACCCCCGCTGCCATGCCGGCCGCGGTCAACGCCATGCCCGCCAGGAGCAGCACCCGCGGGCCCCTGCGGTCTGCCAACGGTCCGGCAACCGGCCCCAGCAGGGCCGCGAGCTGGGACGCCGCGATCATGGCGGTGATCCCGGCCAGGGGCACGCCCAGGTGCCGGGCCAGGTCCGGGGCGAACGGGTAGGGCAGCCGCCGGGCCGTGTTGATCACGGTGCGGGCGGCCACGGCCGTGGCCAGCGATAGGACGAGGGAAGGGGGGCGCCGCTCGGTCTCCATGGCGCCGCATTCTGCCTGGATCGCGAGGCCGACGCCAGGGGGCAGGGGCAGGGCCGTGGGCCGTCACGGGGCCCAGCGGGTGAACACGAAGTCGTGGCCTTGGACGTTCGACTGGTGGCAGGGGAAGCAGGTGACGTAGAGCTTCATGTCGTTCACCGGCGTGCCGTCGGGGCGGAACCGGGCGAACCCCCAACCGCCGGTGTCGGCGAAGCGCTTCGAGTCCTTCTCCATGATCTCGATGCTCACCGGCCCCCCGGGCACGGTGGCGCCCTCCCACTCGACGCTCTGGACCGCCTTGTACACGAGCTTCACAATCTTCGAGCCGTCGGGAAAGGGGAGGGTACCGCTGCCGTACGCCTCAAGCATCACAGGGTTGGCGAGCATCATCCGGATGTGGCCCTTGTCCGTGCGCAGGCTGGGGGCCACCGCCGTCCAGGTGCGGTAGTCCGGAGGCAGGCTCACTCCGGTCACGGCGGTGGGGGTGCCGGTGTCGGAGCCCCGAACGACATCCGGCCCCACGACCAACGACACAATCAGAGCGACGGTCCGGATCCATCCCATGGTTTTGTCTCCTGAAAACGCGACCGGGGGCGACCGCCCGCAGTCCCGTGTTGTGGAGAGGGCAACGCAGGAAACGCTATGGCCGTGAGCGTACTCGCGGAAGACGCCGCGTCAATGGTGAGCCACGGCGACTCTCCCCCGGCCTTCTTCGGTCCGGGGAGGGGGATCGGGCCCCTTCACGCCTTTGGCTGTTCCAATCGGGAGGCGTTGGCAAGCGGCATCCCGTGGTTCCTCTGCCGGGGAGAAAAGGGGCTTGATCCCGCCGGGCCATACGCCGTTGGAGATCGTCCGGGCCTTCGGGGGGCGTGGGAGGTCACATGTTGCACAGCTCTTTTGCGTAGACGTCTCCATCCAGCACGATTTCGGTGATCTCGCCCGTGGGTTGCTGCACGTAGACCTGTGCCGTGCCCTGGTACCCGTCCGAGGTCTGGTAGTAGATCGTTTGGCCTTGCACGGAGTAGGTGCCCGAGTCCTGGGCCCCTCCGCCGTAAAACGTGCCGGCGGACCCGGACGAGTACGTCTCCCCGCCCAGGCTCCACCGGCCCTGGCCGTCGAAAGAGATGGACGTCATCTGGCCATACGTGCCCCCGATGCTCGATCCGGAAAAGTGGCAGAACGTGCCGTAGAGGAGGGCCGTGTCCGCTCCGCCAGGTTGCACACCGGTACCCCCCGAGGATTGCCCGGACCCGCCTTCGTTCCGCTGACACGAAAAGGTCGATCCGTCCGAATAACGGAACACGAGGGTGGTGTCCGTAAGGGTGTCCACCTGGTACGTGCCTTGCCCACCGCTGCCGCTCACGACCAACTGCCCGCCCCCGGTCAACTGATAGTTCCACGTGCCCTGCGCGGTCTGGAACAGCCCGTCCGCCGTGAAGGTGAGGCTCCCCTGCCCGGCAGGCGTTCCGTCGTAGGCGGTCATCTGGCACGTCCACGTGCCCACGATGGAGGCCGGGCCGCCGCCCCCTCCCCCTGACGTCCCGCCGCTTCCGGTTTCGGTGCTTCCCCCATCCCCCCCGGATTGATCGCCCGAGGCCAGCGCCCCGCCGGAACCGCTTCCGCCGGTGTCCCCCGCGCCGCCCCCCCCACCCCCTCCACCGCCGCAGGCTGCGCCCCCCAGGACCAGCAGCCCGCCCACAGCACAGATCGTCAGAAGAGAGATCAGCCTCCCGTTCATCTCGCACCTCCTCTTGTTGATCATCGTGGGGTGAAGCGGAACATGAGATCTCCCTTGCTCTGTTGGAGAATGCCGTAGAGCGGCCCCAGGGCCCGGGTGATGGAGACGAAGTTGCCCGCGCCGTCCGAGATGCCCGAACCGCGGTCCTCGATGCCGGTTCCGTCAAGGCGGACGTAGATGAACGCGATGGTTCCATCGGGGTAGAGGCGGGCACCGAACGTGTTGAAGTCGCTGTCCGCTCCCTCCTGGGCCTTGGTCTCCACGTCCACCCACCACACCGCCACGTAGGCGTTCGAGCCTTCCTGGTGCACGCGCACCTCCCCGGCGTTGTACGCGGAGAAGTCCCCGTTCTCCACCGCGATGGCCGGCCCGGTGCTTTCGAGGTCGAACCCCGGCCCCGGCGGGCTGCTCCGGTCGCCGAGCCAGATGTTCCCGTTGTCGTCCACGGTGATCCGGGTGTACCCCGTTCCGAAGAACGGAAACGTCCAGGGCAGATCGTAGGTCACGGTGCATTCGTCGCAGGACGAAAGGCTCTCAACCACGGGAGCGGACTCGTCCCCCGCAGGGGCGGTGCTGCCGGTCACCGAGTAGGCCGGTTGGGCCGAGTCGTCCATGGCGGTGCCGGCCATGGTCTCTTCCCAGTCCCCCACTCCGTCCCGGTCGGTGTCGTCCCGGTAGGAGTTGGTGCCCGTGTCCCCATGGTGCCGGTACGCTCCCGTGCCGGTCTCGCGGAGGTCTGCCAATCCGTCTCCGTCGTAATCCGTGTCGTGGTCCGGGTAGATCCACAGGCCCGAGCGGCTGGATCCGGCCTCGGGCCCCACCACGGCGAGTTCGCCCCCGGCGCCGGGCAGGACGTGGCGGGGGGTGAGGCCCGTGCCGAGCCCGGACCAGGTCTGGCCCGAGTCGGTGCTCGTGAACACGTCGGACCCGCCGGCCAGGTAGAGATCCCCGGACTCGGTCACGGCCAAGTCGTGTACGTACTCCTCGGCCGAAACGTCGGTCCACGTGCCCCCGCCGTCCTCGGTGTAGAACACCTGCCAGCACCCGCTCGCATACACCCGGTCCGCGTCCAGGCCCACCACGTGGAAGGTGGACGTCTGGGCGCACGAATCCCTTCCGGGCGGGCTCACGTCCTGCCACGTGTCGCCGCCGTCGGCGCTCTTGAGGACTTTCCAGTTGCCCCCACCCGCCTCGATGGCGTAGACCGCGGACCCGGATCCCCACAGGTCGTAGATCCGGGTGCTGGTGCTCCCCTGGTAGACCACCGCCCAGGTCTGGCCGCCGTCGGCGCTCCGGGCGATCATGGCGGGGTAGTACCACGAGTACCAGTTATAACGCCCCCCCACGAACACCGTGGTTCCGTCGGGGGTCCACACGCACTCGAGCAGCCCGTTGTTCACCGAAACCGGAAGCTGGGCCCAACTTGCGCCCCCGTCCGTGGTTTTCTCGACCTGCCCCGCGTAAACGGCCACGTACACGGTCTGGCCCGCGCCCCACACGTCCATGGCGTGGCCGTCGATCTCGTGGGCGCTCCACGTCATCCCCCGGTCGGTGGTGTGGAGCGCGGCCGTGGGCCAATCGTACGTGGCCGGGCCCCACCCGCCGACCAGGTAGAGGTCGTCCAGGCCGGTGCCCCACACGGCCCAAGCCTTGTGGCCGGGCGACAGCGGTCGGTACCCGAAGCCGGGGCTTGGCGGCGAGACGGCGATCGGGACGGCCACCTGCACCGTGGAATCGGCGTTGCTCGTGGCGACGAGATTCACGACGCAGTCCTGCCCCGGGCTGCCGGCCGTGTACGTGCCCGTGGCCTCGTCGAACGCCCCGATCTCTCCCCCGCAGTCGCCGTCCGCGTCGGTCAACTCCCAGGTGACCGAGGTGTCCAAGGTCCCGGCAACCTCGGCGGTGAACACCTGCTCGGTGCCTCCCGGCCGGGCGGCCGCATCCGGAGTGATGGAAACCCTCACGGGAACGTCGATCAGGATCGTAACGCTCCTCGAAACGGTGGGGTCGGCGTTGCTCGTGGCGGTGAGCACCACGTCGCAGTCTAAGTCGGGCTCCCCGGCCGTATACGCGCCCGTGGCCTCGTCGAACGCCCCGATCTCCCCCCCGCAGTCGCCGTCCGCGTCGGTCAACTCCCAGGTCACCGAACGGTCCAACGCGTTCCACACCGTGGCGGAAAA
This is a stretch of genomic DNA from Deferrisoma camini S3R1. It encodes these proteins:
- a CDS encoding AAA family ATPase, yielding MSEPAYQPLSDAEFRRFRGTDGYVASRALQDAVNVALALERPLLLKGEPGTGKTLLAHHIARALGLELIVWNVKSTTKARDGLYVYDTVQRLNDARFGDGDVRDIRRYIKLGPLGRAFASPQRVVLLIDEIDKADIEFPNDLLQELDEMRFVVLETGDEVKARERPVVVVTSNAEKELPDAFLRRCVFHYIDFPDEAQMRAIVDVHFPGLPEALLARALQVFFALREVPGLRKRPSTSELLDWIRVLLASGARLPDEATVAPDRVPFLGTLIKLQEDVDTLARRSSRPADVRTAGRRYFR
- a CDS encoding vWA domain-containing protein, which translates into the protein MFLPLFYTLKALGVPVSPTEWLALTEALAKGLHRDSLTDFYYLARSLLVKDVAHYDAFDQAFAHCFRGGGLPDDLATKEQILEWLSDPRSPLRLPPEELERMRRLSLEELLRELEDRLRTQKEAHHGGHHWIGTGGTSPFGSRGSHPSGISFDPEGGGGGGAVLQAFQRRYRNLRNDLTLDVRQIGVALKKLRDLRHTGSEEVLDVEATIDRTCRNAGEIELVFTRERENQVRLLLAMDTGGSMEPYRELSERLFSAAHGINHFKDFRAFYFHNCIYENLYVDLEADEFVPTDDVIREYGRRYRLIIVGDAAMAPYELLIPNGTLERMRRSNVKGIDRLRALAEAFPKRAWLNPIPEDSWGYYDTIATVAGLFPMFPLTLEGLDRAVKALL
- the rpsT gene encoding 30S ribosomal protein S20, with the translated sequence MANHKSALKKIKQDEKRRLRNKAVRTRYRNLIKAVRMAVAAGDVEQAEAALQKAAPYLHRAVIKGVIHRNKAARHISRLTRQVQALKTQQAA
- a CDS encoding NRDE family protein; this encodes MCTLHLWYQVFHGKPVVFAGNRDENLDRAWDPPTRLVDTPRILGPRDRVAGGTWLGVNQDAGLLVTLANHEGTLAKGPSACSRGTVVLETLRHASADEARRFAEWVAPACKAYTLLIADPERAYVVDHAPGSTQTYRLLPGCHVITNARFRVPDDPKARRCLRRMEEVAREGDPGPDRMFRFLADHDRDSPEATPLCIHPEPGSRFGTSSASVIHLAPDRRLAGFWFAPGPPCSTPFAPFLP
- a CDS encoding MFS transporter, coding for METERRPPSLVLSLATAVAARTVINTARRLPYPFAPDLARHLGVPLAGITAMIAASQLAALLGPVAGPLADRRGPRVLLLAGMALTAAGMAAGVLDTYTAVFAGVLMASVGKAVFDPAVQAHVGARVALPARGRAVGLVETAWAGSTLVGIPVVGWVADRAGWPEAFGFLAGLGVLGIAGVAWAFPPAADPSRAGRRGNPAGVLREPRARAALAFGFLVSLANDNLFVVYGALLESRFGLGLAALGASTAVVGLAELSGEGLTAAVSDRIGLTRALGWGTALTAAAYLALPLSVRALPLALGALYGVFVCFEFTVVTSFSVCTEVAPGARATFLSLYFAVLGLGRMVGALIGAPVWAWGGIWATAGVSAGVTLLAGMVLSRSGLRLAPAARSG
- a CDS encoding cytochrome P460 family protein encodes the protein MGWIRTVALIVSLVVGPDVVRGSDTGTPTAVTGVSLPPDYRTWTAVAPSLRTDKGHIRMMLANPVMLEAYGSGTLPFPDGSKIVKLVYKAVQSVEWEGATVPGGPVSIEIMEKDSKRFADTGGWGFARFRPDGTPVNDMKLYVTCFPCHQSNVQGHDFVFTRWAP